Genomic segment of Arachis hypogaea cultivar Tifrunner chromosome 11, arahy.Tifrunner.gnm2.J5K5, whole genome shotgun sequence:
atttttactaaCGTATTATGATCTTTGActgtttttcgaattttgttATCAAGAATTTGACTAATTCGGCTTGAAGAACTATGACAATCTCTCTTAACACAAAACGGAAGATTAATTACTGTAGATTTTAATGTtactagttatttttattaacgtGACAGTATATGATTAGATTTATCACATCATTGAAAAATTCTTTTAGATTGATAGTGTTTaagtataatttaaaataaaaaaattcagcaTACCCTGTGGTGTATTAAACATGTATGGAATGTTGATAATCTTATCTGCATCCACATGTCCTTTCTGGAACTCTTCCACAGTCCTAACAATTTGCAATATCAAAGAAATACCAGCATGAAATCTTaaaataaatccaaaaaattCAAAGAGACCCAGagatataaagaaaaatataaatcttACCTAACATCTAGATAAACATGGCCATTCTGGATAAGACCCTTAGTTGAAATTACATCAACTGTGGCAACCTCAACTTTTGGGCTAAAATCAAGAACCATAGCCAAGAATAATCAGCAACTCAAGTACTCAACCAAATgaaattatttcagaaaaaacTATTGGAATAATGATGAATTTGTAAGCTAATTAAGCAAATATTTGTTACCTTTCGGTTCCAATTGAACCCATAGTAGAGATAAGCAATATCTATCTACAACATAGAAAGAAAAACTGGTGAATGaggatatatataatataagaatttaattttgatgtactatcAGTGTAACTTTACACGTATATCGAATTACACGATgttacatcaataaaaataaatatcttttaacCGTATAATTCAAAAGAACGGATATGATTGCACAACTGTATAAACACTATAATATGTTACACATCTCATCATCCAATGATAGAAAAAAGTGAATTGATTCAGTATATAAATTACTTggaacataattgataaatggaAAGAGAGATTATGCTTATGCTTTATGCACCTAGACGGGTTAATTgcaaaagagtgtgcttgagTGTGAGATTGGAATTGAGAAAGGATCCATTATTTGTGGAAAGGTTAGTTAAGTGGGGTGTGATTACacaaatatgataagaaaaaaaaaaaaaaagccaatgaTTTTGTAGtggaaatgaaataaaataaaataaaatgtagagATGAATAGATTGGTAGATAAAGAAATGAAATAATAAATGGCAATTGAATTGCGTGATGCGTCAGCTTGATTTGTTGCGGAGTGTGTGTAGGATTCCAGTTAAGTTGTTGATTCCTGCATGGAAGGGAATCACACAAAAGAGATATTGCTAgattctcttcttctcccttttctttaatgtagttattagtataaattgaaaaataatacatataggtagcgtttgttttgaagtactaggacagagattgagagactgagactcatctgtccctaaaatttcaatattttagtacctccaaaaagtaaggACACAgtggactgaaatttttagagacagatactgaaactttaataacattttatacctaaaataccttcatttcaattaattaattccaattttacattttgtacaaattaaattagagtttcattcttgttttaatttatgtctcccactttgcaccaaacagaatactgagatttatttttgtctctgtctcttagtcccTGTCTCTCAGTTTCAGTCTTTCAGTCAccgtctctccaccaaacgctaccataGGGACACAAAATAAATCATCGAATAAGTTATAAGATATCGTTTGGAAGAGAGATCGAAACTAagagattgagattaagagacagaaaatgaaataaatcttAGTATTATATTTAGTGTAAAGTGGGAGACAAAAACAGAAATAAGAATGaagttataatttaatttgcacaaatgataaagttgaaattaattaattgaaattgaagcattttaggtataaaatgttattaaagtttcagtttctgttcccaaaaattttagtctcctgtgGAGGTACTAAAATTTTGGGacagaaactgaaattttagtaccaatctctCTGTTAACAAACATGATACTTATTCTCAATCTCTCAGCTTTGTCACAATATGTCAAAACAAACGTTACTTAATGTATTtacgtataaatatatattgtttaattcatttttaatgtatattttatagaataatattacatatctaaattttttttaaccaagTTCAATTAAGTTggtctaatataaaaaaaaatcagttataactaatattattcaaaatcttattatttaacttgGTTAGATTTAATTCGTTAAAAAACTTGAATGCGGAATATtactctaatatatattttatgtgaattattgatttagtagttattttttagtatacaggtagaataattaaactttaaacTCTTTGACATTAACTAAAATGAATTTCTACTATTAGTAAAGTTATGAAAAtgttttatgtattttaaaaattaatcattgatAAGCAAGTAGTTACCTATATTTATACATGTAttagttcatattttttaaattaaataattaatcataaaaataatgtatcttaatagaataattaaatttgtaatagactaatcaaatttatttaaataaaaatgtttcatcaaatactaaatatataattttatacgtGAAGATTATAGTGGTTGATTTTGATTCTACAAGTAAAATGATTGGTAAAATTAATATACCAAGATGGCATTCCAATATTCATAAGCAGAGAGAAagtgaataattaaaaaaaaaagtttttaaaattcaatgcttattttttattttgtttttataagtCCCAAAGTTACCTTAATCACAATACATAAGTGTAAGTAGTACTATTTAGCTCCAGTTTTggtaaccaacttaattaagcttcttttgataaaataacttaaataataaatgactcCGTtacaagtaacttataaataagttattttgtgtttggatttttaactctaaaagtgcttattttatagaaatgtgatgaaaagtagaagtattatgagagaagtcattttttttaacttctctataagctcctaaatagcttcttagaaagttaccatttaattttaaaaattgcacccgacattaatactactacttttcataagccaaaaataaaaaaaagttatttctaaaattttccaaAGAGGCCCTTATTTCCATGTGGAAATAAGAATTGAGACAAAAAGTCTATTTCAATGGCTATGAATACATCAACAAGGATGGGCAAAAAATATAACTTTTGAATTGTGAGAATAATCTTTCATCATCATAGAAAATTAAATATGGATGAAGATGAGGTATGGAACAAATTAAACAATGGGAAAACTATTCATTGTCTACCTCACTAGTACTACCCATTATATTATTCTTATCACTTTATCATgcataattttaaactttttacatAATCTTCATTTACTTTTTTATTgttatgttttttgtttttatgaacaTCACATTAAATAATGAGTGCATTGAAAATCACTTTTTCTTTTGGGGATTATATGCCTCTGTTTCTTAAAATTACTTATGGTGTAATTAAAagtaataaagaagaaatattaaTGTCTCTCTATCcttgaaagttgaaacaaaaATTTCCCCTTATCTTCGATTACTATCTCAacagaaattaataaaaatactggtaaatatatatataaattttatttcttaattttttttaatttacttcaaatatatttttaatagttaaatttaaaaaaaatatataatcaattcaataataatatttaataactaaGAGTTAGTGATAAAATTTTGTGTCTAACATGGTTGTATTAAAAATTGTCTTTATAaatttattactaaattaattctaaattttgaatatattttaTGGAAATTGAAAACTTTTGCAATATAATTAAAACGAAATAAAacttatgaatatttttaaaatttttaacaaattttaaaggcAAAATATagattttatcttaaaaatatttatcctCTTCTAGAACTTGAtatgtaaataaattttactaatctcACTAAAAtcgttttgaaaaaaaatataaaatattatttcattCTAAATTATAATAGAATTATTTCACATACATTGTCTCTtacacttaaaatatttttttactaataattttaacttttgattttattATACGAACTACTAACTAATATTTACCCGCCACTTTTACATGTCGTTTACTCCATAGACGACAAAACCTAGCAAGCGTTCGCTCTCGTCGAGCTTCCATGGAAGAAGACGCTCCAACGCTGCCATTGCCAGAAGCTTTCCTTCAATTCCTCGAAGCCAATGGCCTCGACCCTTCGATTTACACTGCAATCGATTCCACCCCACGATTCATTCGGTAATCCcaatttcccccttttttcaCATTGTTTTCAATTTTGCTACTTTTTATTAAAAACAATTGTAACTTTTGGGTTGGAAAGGTTGAAACCCGGATTTGATGCTTGTGTTGAAGAGGTTGAAAAAGAGGTGAAGTGCAAACTTGAGAAAGTGCAATGGTTGCAAGGGTTTTACTCTCTTCCACCTCATGTTCAAATTGCTGGTTCTAGGGCATATCAAGAAGGGAAAGTAAGTGAAGAACGATTTTATTTAATACTGTTTAAACTCTTTGtctttatattcaaaatttaaaaccccatttttgcaatttttgttgTTAACTTTTTGTATAGTTTATTACCTTATTTGTAGCTTGAGCCATTTTGGGAGTTTTTTtctataatgttattttttatctttaggGAATGAattggtattttttattatttgtttttctagATATATGGAATTGATGCATCTTCGGGAGCTGCTGTTATGGCTTTGAATGTATCACCTGGGGATCATGTCCTTGATCTATGTGCTGCTCCTGGTAAAAAATTTCTTCCTCTTAAACTGTGCTAAGTCTTCACtttcattaatttatataatgtTAAAATCTTAGAAAAAGTACTATAAAAAGATTGTAAAAGGAAATATTATATGAGGGGGAACTTTTAAATGTGATTTAGTAATTTGCCAGATATGATTATGATGGTACTccttcaaaattgattttttttagggGCTAAACTTTGTATGATACTTGACCTGCTTGGGGACTTGGGCTCTGTGACCGGTGTAGATGTTGCAAGGCATCGTTTGGCTGCATGTAGAACAATGCTGCAGAAATATGCATTGGGTGATCGATGTCGGCTTTTTGTTGCTGATGGAACAACATTTTCAGTTATTCCTGTGGGATCTCGTTCTGATTGCAAATCATGTAATTGAAAATTAAGTTGGAATAGAGATAGTCAATATTGGAATACTACTGTGCTACAAATTTAGTATCATATTCTTGCTCATTATCATACGTTCCTGAAATGTTTTCATTCTGTCTAGTATCAAACAGTTGAATCTGGATTGGAAGAGAAAGATGATGTGTTCAAGGAGTGGACCTCAAGAAGACCATGGAAAGAGAGGAGAAAAGCAAATAGAAGTGGTATTCCACAGTCACTGTCAAAGTCTCAGCCTCCTGAGCTCAT
This window contains:
- the LOC112719650 gene encoding uncharacterized protein isoform X1, whose translation is MEEDAPTLPLPEAFLQFLEANGLDPSIYTAIDSTPRFIRLKPGFDACVEEVEKEVKCKLEKVQWLQGFYSLPPHVQIAGSRAYQEGKIYGIDASSGAAVMALNVSPGDHVLDLCAAPGAKLCMILDLLGDLGSVTGVDVARHRLAACRTMLQKYALGDRCRLFVADGTTFSVIPVGSRSDCKSFESGLEEKDDVFKEWTSRRPWKERRKANRSGIPQSLSKSQPPELIYYGRHSGVIGLAKGELYKTVSDVEMGSHGYDKVLVDAECTHDGSVKHIQKFENWGWGTFQRRVLDAERTDNLHVLQLNLLRNGFRLLKVGGSLVYSTCSLTLAQNEDVVEHFLKENVNAELAEIDGGARNWPCKSGGIPKTWRFDPLTSQTSGLFVAKFTKVAI
- the LOC112719650 gene encoding uncharacterized protein isoform X2, with product MEEDAPTLPLPEAFLQFLEANGLDPSIYTAIDSTPRFIRLKPGFDACVEEVEKEVKCKLEKVQWLQGFYSLPPHVQIAGSRAYQEGKIYGIDASSGAAVMALNVSPGDHVLDLCAAPGAKLCMILDLLGDLGSVTGVDVARHRLAACRTMLQKYALGDRCRLFVADGTTFSVIPYQTVESGLEEKDDVFKEWTSRRPWKERRKANRSGIPQSLSKSQPPELIYYGRHSGVIGLAKGELYKTVSDVEMGSHGYDKVLVDAECTHDGSVKHIQKFENWGWGTFQRRVLDAERTDNLHVLQLNLLRNGFRLLKVGGSLVYSTCSLTLAQNEDVVEHFLKENVNAELAEIDGGARNWPCKSGGIPKTWRFDPLTSQTSGLFVAKFTKVAI